In the Methanofastidiosum sp. genome, TCTCAATGCATACCACTTCAATATCCCTGCATTGAAGAGCCATGTCATGACAAGGTCCCCTATAAGACCAAATATTAATACGATTGCAATGTCATCTAAGACCTCAGAAGTGGAGAATATGAAAAGCGCTGTCAAAGCAGCAAGAGTAGTAACAGACATTGTAAGTCCAGTTCTCATTGCGCTTCTTACCCTTTCGTTTATGTCATCTCCCTTTTCTTTCACCACCCTTGCCGTAAGAAGAATATCAGTATCAACAGAATAACCAATCAACATCAAAACTGCAGCTATGGTGTATCTTGAAAGTTCAATCCCCGCAATAGACATAAATGCGAGAGCTATTAACATATCAGATAAAGCCGCAAATACAACTGCTGCAGACGGTATAGGCATCCTAAAAGCGATAAAGACAACAATGGCCATAAATAGAAATGCAAATAAAATCGCCTGAGTCCCCTGCTTCAAAAATGATGCGCCGAGAGAGGGGCCAATGTTCTGCACACTTATAGCAACGTCCGGATATCTCTGATTGAGCAAGCTGATTAATCTGGCAGAGTCGACATCAGGTCCAGTTTCTACAACAAATCCTTCGGTAAGAGGGCTGAAAATTGACCTCACCTTTATATTTGAATCACCTAGATTCGTGATAAGATAATCTTGAATTTCAGGCGTGTATTTTACGCCCTGAACTGTTGCAAGTGTTCCCCCTCTTAGGTCAACACCTAAATTGACTCCAACTGTTGAAAGAATTATAACTGATACCAATACTAAAATTAAAGGGAATACTATCAGTTTTTTGTAATTATAATTTGTAACATCAATCCTATCAAAAATTTTTTCGACGGCCTTCATAAATTCTCTCCCCAAAGGAAAACTCTTAAGAACTATTTAAATA is a window encoding:
- a CDS encoding protein translocase subunit SecF yields the protein MKAVEKIFDRIDVTNYNYKKLIVFPLILVLVSVIILSTVGVNLGVDLRGGTLATVQGVKYTPEIQDYLITNLGDSNIKVRSIFSPLTEGFVVETGPDVDSARLISLLNQRYPDVAISVQNIGPSLGASFLKQGTQAILFAFLFMAIVVFIAFRMPIPSAAVVFAALSDMLIALAFMSIAGIELSRYTIAAVLMLIGYSVDTDILLTARVVKEKGDDINERVRSAMRTGLTMSVTTLAALTALFIFSTSEVLDDIAIVLIFGLIGDLVMTWLFNAGILKWYALRRQKGVN